A section of the Neorhizobium galegae bv. orientalis str. HAMBI 540 genome encodes:
- a CDS encoding Do family serine endopeptidase: protein MRNIGRPSLKTVLKTTTVAGLAAVMLSSGIPAQITQSFAAPVSVTAPQTPSFADVVSAVSPAVVSVRVQSDAQPVSDDTSSFSFGGRGFDQLPDDHPLKRFFREFGGQMPGAPGAPGDRNNRNQDRADRNGPRGQDGNRPHRLRPAAQGSGFFISEDGYVVTNNHVVSDGSAYTVVLNDGTELEAKLVGKDSRTDLAVLKVDATSRKFTYVNFADDSKVRVGDWVVAVGNPFGLGGTVTAGIVSARGRDIGSGPYDDYIQVDAAVNRGNSGGPTFNLSGEVVGINTAIFSPSGGNVGIAFAIPSSTAKDVVADLMKDGKVDRGWLGVQIQPVTQDIADSLGLKEATGALVVAPQEGSPGQKAGIKEGDVITAVNGQPIKDARDLAKRVAAFGPNTKVDVDLWRDGKAQKIPVTLGNLQSDEAAKAEPKQPDAPAPSSDKALASLGITVAPAEDGSGLSVTDVDPDSEAAARGLKTGEKIVSVNNRKVTSAAEVGKVLDQARKDGRTRALFQVAGEGNSSRFVALPINEG, encoded by the coding sequence ATGCGCAATATCGGACGTCCCTCTCTGAAGACCGTCTTGAAGACCACCACGGTTGCTGGTCTTGCCGCGGTCATGCTCTCGAGCGGCATCCCGGCTCAGATCACGCAGTCCTTTGCTGCTCCGGTCAGCGTCACCGCACCGCAGACCCCGAGCTTTGCCGATGTCGTTTCGGCTGTTTCTCCCGCCGTCGTTTCCGTGCGCGTCCAGTCCGACGCCCAACCCGTTTCCGATGACACCAGTTCGTTCAGTTTCGGCGGCCGTGGCTTCGACCAGCTTCCCGATGACCATCCGCTGAAGCGGTTCTTCCGTGAATTCGGCGGCCAGATGCCGGGCGCTCCGGGTGCTCCCGGCGACCGCAACAACCGCAACCAGGATCGCGCCGACCGCAACGGCCCGCGGGGCCAGGACGGCAATCGTCCTCACCGCCTGCGCCCGGCGGCACAGGGCTCCGGGTTCTTCATCTCCGAAGACGGCTATGTCGTCACCAACAACCACGTCGTTTCGGATGGTTCCGCCTACACGGTCGTTTTGAATGACGGCACGGAACTCGAAGCCAAGCTGGTCGGCAAGGACAGCCGCACTGACCTCGCCGTGCTCAAGGTCGACGCCACCAGCCGCAAGTTCACCTATGTCAATTTCGCGGACGATTCGAAGGTCCGCGTCGGCGACTGGGTGGTTGCCGTCGGCAATCCGTTCGGCCTTGGCGGTACGGTTACCGCAGGCATCGTTTCTGCCCGCGGCCGCGACATAGGCTCCGGTCCCTATGACGATTATATCCAGGTGGATGCGGCGGTGAACCGCGGCAATTCCGGCGGCCCCACCTTCAACCTCTCGGGCGAAGTGGTCGGCATCAACACCGCGATCTTCTCGCCGTCGGGCGGCAATGTCGGCATCGCCTTTGCGATCCCGTCGTCCACCGCCAAGGACGTCGTCGCCGACCTGATGAAGGACGGCAAGGTCGATCGCGGCTGGCTCGGTGTGCAGATCCAGCCGGTGACCCAGGATATCGCCGACTCGCTTGGTCTCAAGGAAGCGACCGGCGCCCTCGTCGTCGCTCCGCAGGAAGGCTCTCCGGGCCAGAAGGCCGGCATCAAGGAAGGCGACGTGATCACCGCCGTCAACGGCCAGCCGATCAAGGATGCCCGTGACCTCGCCAAGCGCGTCGCCGCCTTCGGCCCCAACACCAAGGTCGATGTCGACCTGTGGCGCGACGGCAAGGCGCAGAAGATCCCGGTCACGCTCGGCAACCTCCAGAGTGACGAAGCCGCCAAGGCCGAGCCGAAGCAGCCCGACGCTCCGGCGCCCTCCAGCGACAAGGCGCTTGCCAGCCTCGGCATCACCGTCGCTCCGGCCGAGGACGGTTCCGGTCTCTCGGTCACCGATGTCGACCCGGACAGTGAAGCCGCCGCCCGCGGCCTGAAGACCGGGGAAAAGATCGTCTCGGTCAACAACCGCAAGGTCACCAGCGCCGCCGAAGTCGGCAAGGTTCTCGACCAGGCCCGCAAGGACGGGCGCACCCGCGCGCTGTTCCAGGTGGCCGGCGAAGGCAATAGCAGCCGTTTCGTTGCCCTGCCGATCAATGAAGGCTGA